Proteins encoded by one window of Ictidomys tridecemlineatus isolate mIctTri1 chromosome 7, mIctTri1.hap1, whole genome shotgun sequence:
- the Lrrfip1 gene encoding leucine-rich repeat flightless-interacting protein 1 isoform X33 produces the protein MASPAGSQNKEIDCLSPEAQRLAEARLAAKRAARAEAREIRMKELERQQKEVEERPEKDFAEKGSRNMPGLSAATLASLGGTSSRRGSGDTSISIDTEASIREIKDSLAEVEEKYKKAMVSNAQLDNEKTNFMYQVDNLKDTLLELEEQLAESQRQYEEKSKEFEREKHAHSVLQFQFAEVKEALRQREEMLEKHGIILNSEIANNGETSDTLNNVGYQGSTKITKEELNALKSAGDGTLGRATEVKVKNEIVENMGKRAILQNTEQEQHKEDTVKDYVSHPGENVEEQKTSGDSAPSPGPRANANCEEQVHDQVLENTAFLESPGQVESRGVIDVPDGETGASLEQPGYGRDLDKEAPVPTSGQDSCTALDIKSQSEPSVGRQEKEKQEDWKSDLEEVSSQTCQESAPVPIPEVERMNRTDVGGPSGGHLGSIVEAGGVPAGEQVGTVPASPLKHGDDPVTQGGQCVFSTSAGQSLEKELTNREAAELREAPVHSTEAGGKNSAEKGGAAEVRDEEPGHAEPQPVPGAPAAKGSHQEATGSGRADPEGELLAAKEPEEEKSDQQAEASESPQKKNKNKKKKNKKKRSAAAAESLEGVKKELSYQDAEVGEIKEEEQVQFSDKKRAVESQNEVTQNPEQEIVAGSGEHVGCPGNGETELNGKLQQGDGDVKTRAGGVPHGGTLNPEGGTAESAGASASDKALDEDGDAKAASSAQSSPLEPEKEEGDRSSLLENSPSEDIEDASRAESAQRQDPPQHPGQVADKAQDSLGQESSELSAAAGGTGDSSSEGGREAGEGSERGKSKEDCTMS, from the exons GTTGAAGAGAGACCAGAGAAAGATTTTGCTGAGAAG GGGTCTCGCAACATGCCGGGCTTGTCTGCAGCCACGCTGGCCTCCCTGGGTGGAACATCTTCCCGGAGAGGAAGCGGAGACACCTCCATCTCCATTGACACCGAGGCCTCCATCAGGGAGATCAAG GACTCACTAGCAGAAGTGGAAGAGAAATACAAGAAAGCTATGGTTTCCAACGCCCAGCTAGACAACGAGAAGACCAACTTCATGTATCAGGTTGACAACCTGAAGGACACGCTGCTGGAGCTCGAGGAGCAGCTGGCTGAGTCTCAGCGGCAGTACGAAGAGAAAAGCAAA GAGTTTGAGCGGGAAAAGCACGCCCACAGCGTACTGCAGTTCCAGTTTGCTGAGGTCAAGGAGGCgctgaggcagagggaagaaATGCTGGAG AAACATGGAATCATCCTAAATTCAGAAATAGCCAACAATGGAGAGACTTCAGATACACTAAACAATGTTGGGTACCAAGGCTCCACCAAGATCACTAAAGAGGAGTTAAATGCCCTCAAGTCAGCTGGGGATGGGACACTGG GAAGAGCCACAGAAGTGAAggtgaaaaatgaaattgtggagAATATGGGGAAAAGAGCAATCTTGCAGAATACTGAGCAAGAACAGCACAAAGAGGACACAGTAAAGGATTATGTATCACATCCTGGTGAAAATGTGGAGGAGCAGAAAACCTCTGGAGACAGTGCCCCATCCCCAGGACCCAGAGCAAATGCTAACTGTGAGGAGCAGGTTCATGACCAAGTTCTAGAGAATACTGCTTTCCTTGAAAGTCCAGGGCAGGTTGAGTCAAGAGGGGTCATAGATGTGCCAGATGGTGAAACTGGGGCTTCCCTAGAGCAGCCTGGCTATGGGAGGGATTTAGACAAGGAAGCCCCAGTACCCACGAGTGGGCAGGACAGTTGCACTGCCTTGGATATCAAAAGCCAAAGTGAGCCATCTGTAGgaaggcaggaaaaagaaaagcaggaggattggaaaAGCGACTTGGAAGAGGTTAGCTCACAAACATGCCAGGAATCTGCTCCTGTGCCAATACCCGAAGTTGAAAGAATGAACAGGACAGACGTTGGAGGGCCAAGTGGGGGTCACCTGGGGAGTATAGTAGAGGCAGGGGGCGTGCCAGCTGGGGAGCAAGTGGGCACAGTGCCTGCAAGTCCTCTGAAGCATGGTGATGACCCAGTGACTCAAGGTGGACAGTGTGTGTTTAGCACCAGTGCAGGGCAGAGCTTAGAGAAGGAGCTCACCAACCGGGAGGCAGCTGAGCTGAGGGAGGCCCCAGTTCATAGCACAGAAGCCGGTGGGAAGAACAGTGCAGAAAAGGGTGGAGCTGCGGAGGTGAGGGATGAGGAGCCAGGCCACGCGGAACCCCAGCCCGTCCCTGGTGCTCCAGCAGCCAAGGGCAGCCATCAGGAAGCAACAGGCTCAGGTAGGGCCGATCCTGAAGGTGAGCTGCTTGCTGCCAAGGaaccagaggaagagaagagtgaCCAGCAGGCGGAGGCATCAGAGTCACCCCAGAAGAAGAAtaagaacaagaagaagaaaaacaagaagaaaagatcAGCGGCAGCTGCAGAATCCCTTGAGGGTGTTAAGAAAGAACTGAGCTATCAGGACGCAGAGGTGGGCGAGATTAAGGAAGAAGAGCAGGTGCAGTTTTCTGACAAGAAACGAGCAGTGGAATCACAAAATGAGGTGACCCAAAATCCAGAGCAGGAAATTGTGGCAGGAAGCGGGGAGCATGTTGGTTGTCCGGGGAATGGTGAAACGGAGTTGAATGGAAAGCTTCAGCAAGGCGACGGTGATGTGAAGACCAGGGCAGGGGGAGTGCCTCACGGAGGCACGCTGAATCCTGAAGGTGGGACAGCTGAGTCGGCAGGGGCTAGTGCTAGTGATAAAGCATTAGATGAAGATGGTGATGCCAAAGCAGCCAGCAGCGCCCAGAGCAGTCCTCTGGAaccagagaaggaagaaggggaccgCAGCTCCCTGCTGGAAAACAGCCCCTCAGAGGACATTGAAGATGCCTCTCGGGCAGAGAGTGCCCAGAGGCAGGATCCGCCCCAACACCCAGGTCAGGTGGCTGACAAGGCCCAGGACAGCCTGGGTCAAGAAAGCAGTGAGTTGTCAGCAGCAGCAGGGGGGACGGGGGACTCCAGTTCAGAGGGTGGAAGAGAAGCAGGAGAAGGAAGCGAGAGGGGCAAGAGCAAAGAAGACTGCACCATGTCCTAG
- the Lrrfip1 gene encoding leucine-rich repeat flightless-interacting protein 1 isoform X29 has translation MDMGTQGSGRRRLPTRERLTAEDDALNQIAREAEARLAAKRAARAEAREIRMKELERQQKEVEERPEKDFAEKGSRNMPGLSAATLASLGGTSSRRGSGDTSISIDTEASIREIKELNELKDQIQDVEGKYMQGLKEMKDSLAEVEEKYKKAMVSNAQLDNEKTNFMYQVDNLKDTLLELEEQLAESQRQYEEKSKEFEREKHAHSVLQFQFAEVKEALRQREEMLEALERQKEFFDSIRSERDDLREEIVKLKEELKKHGIILNSEIANNGETSDTLNNVGYQGSTKITKEELNALKSAGDGTLGRATEVKVKNEIVENMGKRAILQNTEQEQHKEDTVKDYVSHPGENVEEQKTSGDSAPSPGPRANANCEEQVHDQVLENTAFLESPGQVESRGVIDVPDGETGASLEQPGYGRDLDKEAPVPTSGQDSCTALDIKSQSEPSVGRQEKEKQEDWKSDLEEVSSQTCQESAPVPIPEVERMNRTDVGGPSGGHLGSIVEAGGVPAGEQVGTVPASPLKHGDDPVTQGGQCVFSTSAGQSLEKELTNREAAELREAPVHSTEAGGKNSAEKGGAAEVRDEEPGHAEPQPVPGAPAAKGSHQEATGSGRADPEGELLAAKEPEEEKSDQQAEASESPQKKNKNKKKKNKKKRSAAAAESLEGVKKELSYQDAEVGEIKEEEQVQFSDKKRAVESQNEVTQNPEQEIVAGSGEHVGCPGNGETELNGKLQQGDGDVKTRAGGVPHGGTLNPEGGTAESAGASASDKALDEDGDAKAASSAQSSPLEPEKEEGDRSSLLENSPSEDIEDASRAESAQRQDPPQHPGQVADKAQDSLGQESSELSAAAGGTGDSSSEGGREAGEGSERGKSKEDCTMS, from the exons GTTGAAGAGAGACCAGAGAAAGATTTTGCTGAGAAG GGGTCTCGCAACATGCCGGGCTTGTCTGCAGCCACGCTGGCCTCCCTGGGTGGAACATCTTCCCGGAGAGGAAGCGGAGACACCTCCATCTCCATTGACACCGAGGCCTCCATCAGGGAGATCAAG GAACTCAATGAGTTAAAGGACCAGATTCAGGATGTAGAAGGCAAATACATGCAAGGACTGAAAGAGATGAAG GACTCACTAGCAGAAGTGGAAGAGAAATACAAGAAAGCTATGGTTTCCAACGCCCAGCTAGACAACGAGAAGACCAACTTCATGTATCAGGTTGACAACCTGAAGGACACGCTGCTGGAGCTCGAGGAGCAGCTGGCTGAGTCTCAGCGGCAGTACGAAGAGAAAAGCAAA GAGTTTGAGCGGGAAAAGCACGCCCACAGCGTACTGCAGTTCCAGTTTGCTGAGGTCAAGGAGGCgctgaggcagagggaagaaATGCTGGAG GCCTTAGAGAGGCAGAAAGAGTTCTTTGATTCCATAAGAAGTGAACGAGATGATCTTAGAGAAGAAATAGTCAAGCTGAAAGAGGAATTAAAG AAACATGGAATCATCCTAAATTCAGAAATAGCCAACAATGGAGAGACTTCAGATACACTAAACAATGTTGGGTACCAAGGCTCCACCAAGATCACTAAAGAGGAGTTAAATGCCCTCAAGTCAGCTGGGGATGGGACACTGG GAAGAGCCACAGAAGTGAAggtgaaaaatgaaattgtggagAATATGGGGAAAAGAGCAATCTTGCAGAATACTGAGCAAGAACAGCACAAAGAGGACACAGTAAAGGATTATGTATCACATCCTGGTGAAAATGTGGAGGAGCAGAAAACCTCTGGAGACAGTGCCCCATCCCCAGGACCCAGAGCAAATGCTAACTGTGAGGAGCAGGTTCATGACCAAGTTCTAGAGAATACTGCTTTCCTTGAAAGTCCAGGGCAGGTTGAGTCAAGAGGGGTCATAGATGTGCCAGATGGTGAAACTGGGGCTTCCCTAGAGCAGCCTGGCTATGGGAGGGATTTAGACAAGGAAGCCCCAGTACCCACGAGTGGGCAGGACAGTTGCACTGCCTTGGATATCAAAAGCCAAAGTGAGCCATCTGTAGgaaggcaggaaaaagaaaagcaggaggattggaaaAGCGACTTGGAAGAGGTTAGCTCACAAACATGCCAGGAATCTGCTCCTGTGCCAATACCCGAAGTTGAAAGAATGAACAGGACAGACGTTGGAGGGCCAAGTGGGGGTCACCTGGGGAGTATAGTAGAGGCAGGGGGCGTGCCAGCTGGGGAGCAAGTGGGCACAGTGCCTGCAAGTCCTCTGAAGCATGGTGATGACCCAGTGACTCAAGGTGGACAGTGTGTGTTTAGCACCAGTGCAGGGCAGAGCTTAGAGAAGGAGCTCACCAACCGGGAGGCAGCTGAGCTGAGGGAGGCCCCAGTTCATAGCACAGAAGCCGGTGGGAAGAACAGTGCAGAAAAGGGTGGAGCTGCGGAGGTGAGGGATGAGGAGCCAGGCCACGCGGAACCCCAGCCCGTCCCTGGTGCTCCAGCAGCCAAGGGCAGCCATCAGGAAGCAACAGGCTCAGGTAGGGCCGATCCTGAAGGTGAGCTGCTTGCTGCCAAGGaaccagaggaagagaagagtgaCCAGCAGGCGGAGGCATCAGAGTCACCCCAGAAGAAGAAtaagaacaagaagaagaaaaacaagaagaaaagatcAGCGGCAGCTGCAGAATCCCTTGAGGGTGTTAAGAAAGAACTGAGCTATCAGGACGCAGAGGTGGGCGAGATTAAGGAAGAAGAGCAGGTGCAGTTTTCTGACAAGAAACGAGCAGTGGAATCACAAAATGAGGTGACCCAAAATCCAGAGCAGGAAATTGTGGCAGGAAGCGGGGAGCATGTTGGTTGTCCGGGGAATGGTGAAACGGAGTTGAATGGAAAGCTTCAGCAAGGCGACGGTGATGTGAAGACCAGGGCAGGGGGAGTGCCTCACGGAGGCACGCTGAATCCTGAAGGTGGGACAGCTGAGTCGGCAGGGGCTAGTGCTAGTGATAAAGCATTAGATGAAGATGGTGATGCCAAAGCAGCCAGCAGCGCCCAGAGCAGTCCTCTGGAaccagagaaggaagaaggggaccgCAGCTCCCTGCTGGAAAACAGCCCCTCAGAGGACATTGAAGATGCCTCTCGGGCAGAGAGTGCCCAGAGGCAGGATCCGCCCCAACACCCAGGTCAGGTGGCTGACAAGGCCCAGGACAGCCTGGGTCAAGAAAGCAGTGAGTTGTCAGCAGCAGCAGGGGGGACGGGGGACTCCAGTTCAGAGGGTGGAAGAGAAGCAGGAGAAGGAAGCGAGAGGGGCAAGAGCAAAGAAGACTGCACCATGTCCTAG
- the Lrrfip1 gene encoding leucine-rich repeat flightless-interacting protein 1 isoform X31, whose product MASPAGSQNKEIDCLSPEAQRLAEARLAAKRAARAEAREIRMKELERQQKEEDSERQSRRSRRSTSASDEDERMSVGSRGSLRVEERPEKDFAEKGSRNMPGLSAATLASLGGTSSRRGSGDTSISIDTEASIREIKDSLAEVEEKYKKAMVSNAQLDNEKTNFMYQVDNLKDTLLELEEQLAESQRQYEEKSKEFEREKHAHSVLQFQFAEVKEALRQREEMLEKHGIILNSEIANNGETSDTLNNVGYQGSTKITKEELNALKSAGDGTLGRATEVKVKNEIVENMGKRAILQNTEQEQHKEDTVKDYVSHPGENVEEQKTSGDSAPSPGPRANANCEEQVHDQVLENTAFLESPGQVESRGVIDVPDGETGASLEQPGYGRDLDKEAPVPTSGQDSCTALDIKSQSEPSVGRQEKEKQEDWKSDLEEVSSQTCQESAPVPIPEVERMNRTDVGGPSGGHLGSIVEAGGVPAGEQVGTVPASPLKHGDDPVTQGGQCVFSTSAGQSLEKELTNREAAELREAPVHSTEAGGKNSAEKGGAAEVRDEEPGHAEPQPVPGAPAAKGSHQEATGSGRADPEGELLAAKEPEEEKSDQQAEASESPQKKNKNKKKKNKKKRSAAAAESLEGVKKELSYQDAEVGEIKEEEQVQFSDKKRAVESQNEVTQNPEQEIVAGSGEHVGCPGNGETELNGKLQQGDGDVKTRAGGVPHGGTLNPEGGTAESAGASASDKALDEDGDAKAASSAQSSPLEPEKEEGDRSSLLENSPSEDIEDASRAESAQRQDPPQHPGQVADKAQDSLGQESSELSAAAGGTGDSSSEGGREAGEGSERGKSKEDCTMS is encoded by the exons GTTGAAGAGAGACCAGAGAAAGATTTTGCTGAGAAG GGGTCTCGCAACATGCCGGGCTTGTCTGCAGCCACGCTGGCCTCCCTGGGTGGAACATCTTCCCGGAGAGGAAGCGGAGACACCTCCATCTCCATTGACACCGAGGCCTCCATCAGGGAGATCAAG GACTCACTAGCAGAAGTGGAAGAGAAATACAAGAAAGCTATGGTTTCCAACGCCCAGCTAGACAACGAGAAGACCAACTTCATGTATCAGGTTGACAACCTGAAGGACACGCTGCTGGAGCTCGAGGAGCAGCTGGCTGAGTCTCAGCGGCAGTACGAAGAGAAAAGCAAA GAGTTTGAGCGGGAAAAGCACGCCCACAGCGTACTGCAGTTCCAGTTTGCTGAGGTCAAGGAGGCgctgaggcagagggaagaaATGCTGGAG AAACATGGAATCATCCTAAATTCAGAAATAGCCAACAATGGAGAGACTTCAGATACACTAAACAATGTTGGGTACCAAGGCTCCACCAAGATCACTAAAGAGGAGTTAAATGCCCTCAAGTCAGCTGGGGATGGGACACTGG GAAGAGCCACAGAAGTGAAggtgaaaaatgaaattgtggagAATATGGGGAAAAGAGCAATCTTGCAGAATACTGAGCAAGAACAGCACAAAGAGGACACAGTAAAGGATTATGTATCACATCCTGGTGAAAATGTGGAGGAGCAGAAAACCTCTGGAGACAGTGCCCCATCCCCAGGACCCAGAGCAAATGCTAACTGTGAGGAGCAGGTTCATGACCAAGTTCTAGAGAATACTGCTTTCCTTGAAAGTCCAGGGCAGGTTGAGTCAAGAGGGGTCATAGATGTGCCAGATGGTGAAACTGGGGCTTCCCTAGAGCAGCCTGGCTATGGGAGGGATTTAGACAAGGAAGCCCCAGTACCCACGAGTGGGCAGGACAGTTGCACTGCCTTGGATATCAAAAGCCAAAGTGAGCCATCTGTAGgaaggcaggaaaaagaaaagcaggaggattggaaaAGCGACTTGGAAGAGGTTAGCTCACAAACATGCCAGGAATCTGCTCCTGTGCCAATACCCGAAGTTGAAAGAATGAACAGGACAGACGTTGGAGGGCCAAGTGGGGGTCACCTGGGGAGTATAGTAGAGGCAGGGGGCGTGCCAGCTGGGGAGCAAGTGGGCACAGTGCCTGCAAGTCCTCTGAAGCATGGTGATGACCCAGTGACTCAAGGTGGACAGTGTGTGTTTAGCACCAGTGCAGGGCAGAGCTTAGAGAAGGAGCTCACCAACCGGGAGGCAGCTGAGCTGAGGGAGGCCCCAGTTCATAGCACAGAAGCCGGTGGGAAGAACAGTGCAGAAAAGGGTGGAGCTGCGGAGGTGAGGGATGAGGAGCCAGGCCACGCGGAACCCCAGCCCGTCCCTGGTGCTCCAGCAGCCAAGGGCAGCCATCAGGAAGCAACAGGCTCAGGTAGGGCCGATCCTGAAGGTGAGCTGCTTGCTGCCAAGGaaccagaggaagagaagagtgaCCAGCAGGCGGAGGCATCAGAGTCACCCCAGAAGAAGAAtaagaacaagaagaagaaaaacaagaagaaaagatcAGCGGCAGCTGCAGAATCCCTTGAGGGTGTTAAGAAAGAACTGAGCTATCAGGACGCAGAGGTGGGCGAGATTAAGGAAGAAGAGCAGGTGCAGTTTTCTGACAAGAAACGAGCAGTGGAATCACAAAATGAGGTGACCCAAAATCCAGAGCAGGAAATTGTGGCAGGAAGCGGGGAGCATGTTGGTTGTCCGGGGAATGGTGAAACGGAGTTGAATGGAAAGCTTCAGCAAGGCGACGGTGATGTGAAGACCAGGGCAGGGGGAGTGCCTCACGGAGGCACGCTGAATCCTGAAGGTGGGACAGCTGAGTCGGCAGGGGCTAGTGCTAGTGATAAAGCATTAGATGAAGATGGTGATGCCAAAGCAGCCAGCAGCGCCCAGAGCAGTCCTCTGGAaccagagaaggaagaaggggaccgCAGCTCCCTGCTGGAAAACAGCCCCTCAGAGGACATTGAAGATGCCTCTCGGGCAGAGAGTGCCCAGAGGCAGGATCCGCCCCAACACCCAGGTCAGGTGGCTGACAAGGCCCAGGACAGCCTGGGTCAAGAAAGCAGTGAGTTGTCAGCAGCAGCAGGGGGGACGGGGGACTCCAGTTCAGAGGGTGGAAGAGAAGCAGGAGAAGGAAGCGAGAGGGGCAAGAGCAAAGAAGACTGCACCATGTCCTAG
- the Lrrfip1 gene encoding leucine-rich repeat flightless-interacting protein 1 isoform X26: MASPAGSQNKEIDCLSPEAQRLAEARLAAKRAARAEAREIRMKELERQQKEVEERPEKDFAEKGSRNMPGLSAATLASLGGTSSRRGSGDTSISIDTEASIREIKELNELKDQIQDVEGKYMQGLKEMKDSLAEVEEKYKKAMVSNAQLDNEKTNFMYQVDNLKDTLLELEEQLAESQRQYEEKSKEFEREKHAHSVLQFQFAEVKEALRQREEMLEEIRQLQQKQESYIREISDLQETIEWKDKKIGALERQKEFFDSIRSERDDLREEIVKLKEELKKHGIILNSEIANNGETSDTLNNVGYQGSTKITKEELNALKSAGDGTLGRATEVKVKNEIVENMGKRAILQNTEQEQHKEDTVKDYVSHPGENVEEQKTSGDSAPSPGPRANANCEEQVHDQVLENTAFLESPGQVESRGVIDVPDGETGASLEQPGYGRDLDKEAPVPTSGQDSCTALDIKSQSEPSVGRQEKEKQEDWKSDLEEVSSQTCQESAPVPIPEVERMNRTDVGGPSGGHLGSIVEAGGVPAGEQVGTVPASPLKHGDDPVTQGGQCVFSTSAGQSLEKELTNREAAELREAPVHSTEAGGKNSAEKGGAAEVRDEEPGHAEPQPVPGAPAAKGSHQEATGSGRADPEGELLAAKEPEEEKSDQQAEASESPQKKNKNKKKKNKKKRSAAAAESLEGVKKELSYQDAEVGEIKEEEQVQFSDKKRAVESQNEVTQNPEQEIVAGSGEHVGCPGNGETELNGKLQQGDGDVKTRAGGVPHGGTLNPEGGTAESAGASASDKALDEDGDAKAASSAQSSPLEPEKEEGDRSSLLENSPSEDIEDASRAESAQRQDPPQHPGQVADKAQDSLGQESSELSAAAGGTGDSSSEGGREAGEGSERGKSKEDCTMS, translated from the exons GTTGAAGAGAGACCAGAGAAAGATTTTGCTGAGAAG GGGTCTCGCAACATGCCGGGCTTGTCTGCAGCCACGCTGGCCTCCCTGGGTGGAACATCTTCCCGGAGAGGAAGCGGAGACACCTCCATCTCCATTGACACCGAGGCCTCCATCAGGGAGATCAAG GAACTCAATGAGTTAAAGGACCAGATTCAGGATGTAGAAGGCAAATACATGCAAGGACTGAAAGAGATGAAG GACTCACTAGCAGAAGTGGAAGAGAAATACAAGAAAGCTATGGTTTCCAACGCCCAGCTAGACAACGAGAAGACCAACTTCATGTATCAGGTTGACAACCTGAAGGACACGCTGCTGGAGCTCGAGGAGCAGCTGGCTGAGTCTCAGCGGCAGTACGAAGAGAAAAGCAAA GAGTTTGAGCGGGAAAAGCACGCCCACAGCGTACTGCAGTTCCAGTTTGCTGAGGTCAAGGAGGCgctgaggcagagggaagaaATGCTGGAG GAAATCCGACAGCTACAGCAGAAGCAGGAGAGTTATATCAGGGAGATTTCTGATCTTCAGGAAACGATAGAGTGGAAAGACAAAAAGATAGGG GCCTTAGAGAGGCAGAAAGAGTTCTTTGATTCCATAAGAAGTGAACGAGATGATCTTAGAGAAGAAATAGTCAAGCTGAAAGAGGAATTAAAG AAACATGGAATCATCCTAAATTCAGAAATAGCCAACAATGGAGAGACTTCAGATACACTAAACAATGTTGGGTACCAAGGCTCCACCAAGATCACTAAAGAGGAGTTAAATGCCCTCAAGTCAGCTGGGGATGGGACACTGG GAAGAGCCACAGAAGTGAAggtgaaaaatgaaattgtggagAATATGGGGAAAAGAGCAATCTTGCAGAATACTGAGCAAGAACAGCACAAAGAGGACACAGTAAAGGATTATGTATCACATCCTGGTGAAAATGTGGAGGAGCAGAAAACCTCTGGAGACAGTGCCCCATCCCCAGGACCCAGAGCAAATGCTAACTGTGAGGAGCAGGTTCATGACCAAGTTCTAGAGAATACTGCTTTCCTTGAAAGTCCAGGGCAGGTTGAGTCAAGAGGGGTCATAGATGTGCCAGATGGTGAAACTGGGGCTTCCCTAGAGCAGCCTGGCTATGGGAGGGATTTAGACAAGGAAGCCCCAGTACCCACGAGTGGGCAGGACAGTTGCACTGCCTTGGATATCAAAAGCCAAAGTGAGCCATCTGTAGgaaggcaggaaaaagaaaagcaggaggattggaaaAGCGACTTGGAAGAGGTTAGCTCACAAACATGCCAGGAATCTGCTCCTGTGCCAATACCCGAAGTTGAAAGAATGAACAGGACAGACGTTGGAGGGCCAAGTGGGGGTCACCTGGGGAGTATAGTAGAGGCAGGGGGCGTGCCAGCTGGGGAGCAAGTGGGCACAGTGCCTGCAAGTCCTCTGAAGCATGGTGATGACCCAGTGACTCAAGGTGGACAGTGTGTGTTTAGCACCAGTGCAGGGCAGAGCTTAGAGAAGGAGCTCACCAACCGGGAGGCAGCTGAGCTGAGGGAGGCCCCAGTTCATAGCACAGAAGCCGGTGGGAAGAACAGTGCAGAAAAGGGTGGAGCTGCGGAGGTGAGGGATGAGGAGCCAGGCCACGCGGAACCCCAGCCCGTCCCTGGTGCTCCAGCAGCCAAGGGCAGCCATCAGGAAGCAACAGGCTCAGGTAGGGCCGATCCTGAAGGTGAGCTGCTTGCTGCCAAGGaaccagaggaagagaagagtgaCCAGCAGGCGGAGGCATCAGAGTCACCCCAGAAGAAGAAtaagaacaagaagaagaaaaacaagaagaaaagatcAGCGGCAGCTGCAGAATCCCTTGAGGGTGTTAAGAAAGAACTGAGCTATCAGGACGCAGAGGTGGGCGAGATTAAGGAAGAAGAGCAGGTGCAGTTTTCTGACAAGAAACGAGCAGTGGAATCACAAAATGAGGTGACCCAAAATCCAGAGCAGGAAATTGTGGCAGGAAGCGGGGAGCATGTTGGTTGTCCGGGGAATGGTGAAACGGAGTTGAATGGAAAGCTTCAGCAAGGCGACGGTGATGTGAAGACCAGGGCAGGGGGAGTGCCTCACGGAGGCACGCTGAATCCTGAAGGTGGGACAGCTGAGTCGGCAGGGGCTAGTGCTAGTGATAAAGCATTAGATGAAGATGGTGATGCCAAAGCAGCCAGCAGCGCCCAGAGCAGTCCTCTGGAaccagagaaggaagaaggggaccgCAGCTCCCTGCTGGAAAACAGCCCCTCAGAGGACATTGAAGATGCCTCTCGGGCAGAGAGTGCCCAGAGGCAGGATCCGCCCCAACACCCAGGTCAGGTGGCTGACAAGGCCCAGGACAGCCTGGGTCAAGAAAGCAGTGAGTTGTCAGCAGCAGCAGGGGGGACGGGGGACTCCAGTTCAGAGGGTGGAAGAGAAGCAGGAGAAGGAAGCGAGAGGGGCAAGAGCAAAGAAGACTGCACCATGTCCTAG